One genomic region from Athalia rosae chromosome 3, iyAthRosa1.1, whole genome shotgun sequence encodes:
- the LOC105693888 gene encoding probable 28S ribosomal protein S16, mitochondrial: MPKMPWHPASGTGRSCETAKKIIRFARYGCTNRPFFHIVVMERMKEQRQAPIEQLGTFDPMANSHNEKLVSLNFERIQFWIAKGASISTPVAELIGLCGFFPIHPRSYMTAWRNRQAAEAAANAAAAETHQEAAASESK, encoded by the exons ATGCCGAAAATGCCATGGCATCCCGCTTCAGGGACCGGGAGATCCTGTGAGACAgctaaaaaaatcatcagatTTGCCCGTTACGGTTGCACAAACAGACCGTTCTTTCACATTGTCGTTATGGAG AGAATGAAAGAACAACGTCAAGCTCCAATTGAACAATTAGGCACATTTGATCCAATGGCTAATTCCCACAACGAGAAATTGGTTTCACTGAATTTTGAAAGGATTCAATTCTGGATTGCCAAAGGAGCATCTATTTCAACTCCTGTTGCTGAATTGATTGGGCTTTGTGGGTTTTTCCCAATACATCCAAGATCCTACATGACTGCTTGGAGAAACAGACAAGCAGCAGAAGCTGCTGCTAATGCAGCTGCAGCAGAAACACACCAAGAAGCAGCGGCATCCGAGTCTAAATAG
- the LOC105693899 gene encoding peptidyl-prolyl cis-trans isomerase FKBP8 isoform X3 — protein sequence MDNEPIKPGDSGSQADFIQNELNFDVDPKDTLTKATLEDHTEGEWMDVLGVGQLKKKVVKAGQPGTRPNRSDICTIKLTGKLEDGKVVEDHEKLTVQLGDVEVIQGLDLVIALMDVGEVAEVEVESRFAYGDLGREPDIPGGAKLFYTLELLSVEMEPEIETLGVAQRKEIGYNKRERGNWWYTRDEASLAVQCYRRALDYLDETKGGIVYPQGEPDESISDAALQALLEDRMKVYNNLAAAQMKTEAYDAASKSIDNVLRCQPKNVKALFRKAKILQHRGERAAAFAVLLQASKLDPDSKAIQQELADLKEKRAKDAKHEKNLYKKMLGTHKANGTSNKNDDSINQKSAKSKIAWSLIGGAVAAMAGVIVYRLS from the exons atggaCAATGAACCTATCAAACCTGGCGACAGTGGGTCTCAAGCTGATTTCATTCAGAATGAATTAAACTTTGACGTTGATCCAAAAGATACCCTGACAAAAGCTACCTTAGAAGATCATACCGAAGGAGAATGGATGGATGTACTTGGGGTTGgtcaactgaaaaaaaaagtagtaaaaGCTGGGCAGCCAGGAACAAGGCCTAATCGATCAGATATTTGTACAATAAAACTAACAGGGAAACTGGAAGATGGAAAGGTTGTTGAAgatcatgaaaaattaactGTCCAGTTAGGAGATGTCGAAGTGATTCAG GGACTAGATCTGGTGATAGCATTGATGGATGTCGGGGAAGTAGCAGAAGTTGAAGTAGAATCACGTTTTGCATATGGTGACTTGGGAAGAGAACCAGACATACCTGGAGGAGCTAAGTTATTTTATACGCTAGAATTACTGTCTGTTGAAATGGAACCTGAAATTGAAACTCTAGGGGTTGcccaaagaaaagaaattgg GTATAATAAACGAGAGCGAGGTAATTGGTGGTACACTCGAGATGAAGCTTCCCTCGCCGTACAATGTTACAGAAGAGCTTTGGATTATTTGGACGAAACAAAAGGTGGTATAGTTTACCCTCAGGGTGAACCAGATGAGTCTATTAGTGACGCTGCCCTCCAGGCACTCTTGGAAGATCGTATGAAGGTTTACAATAACTTAGCAGCCGCCCAAATGAAGACCGAAGCTTATGATGCCGCCTCAAAAAGCATTGATAATGTTTTGAGATGTCAGCCTAAGAATGTTAAGGCATTGTTCAGAAAAGCGAAGATCTTGCAACATAGGGGGGAACGTGCTGCGGCGTTTGCAGTTCTACTACAAGCATCTAAACTGGATCCTGATTCCAAAGCAATTCAACAAGAACTGGCTGacctaaaagaaaaaagagctaAAGATGCAAAGCACGAAAAAAAtctgtacaaaaaaatgttagGAACACACAAGGCAAATGGAACGTCCAACAAAAACGATGATAGCATTAACCAAAAATCCGCAAAATCTAAAATCGCATGGAGTTTGATTGGCGGAGCAGTCGCTGCCATGGCGGGAGTCATCGTTTACAG ACTTAGCTGA
- the LOC105693899 gene encoding peptidyl-prolyl cis-trans isomerase FKBP8 isoform X1: protein MDNEPIKPGDSGSQADFIQNELNFDVDPKDTLTKATLEDHTEGEWMDVLGVGQLKKKVVKAGQPGTRPNRSDICTIKLTGKLEDGKVVEDHEKLTVQLGDVEVIQGLDLVIALMDVGEVAEVEVESRFAYGDLGREPDIPGGAKLFYTLELLSVEMEPEIETLGVAQRKEIGYNKRERGNWWYTRDEASLAVQCYRRALDYLDETKGGIVYPQGEPDESISDAALQALLEDRMKVYNNLAAAQMKTEAYDAASKSIDNVLRCQPKNVKALFRKAKILQHRGERAAAFAVLLQASKLDPDSKAIQQELADLKEKRAKDAKHEKNLYKKMLGTHKANGTSNKNDDSINQKSAKSKIAWSLIGGAVAAMAGVIVYRYDIF, encoded by the exons atggaCAATGAACCTATCAAACCTGGCGACAGTGGGTCTCAAGCTGATTTCATTCAGAATGAATTAAACTTTGACGTTGATCCAAAAGATACCCTGACAAAAGCTACCTTAGAAGATCATACCGAAGGAGAATGGATGGATGTACTTGGGGTTGgtcaactgaaaaaaaaagtagtaaaaGCTGGGCAGCCAGGAACAAGGCCTAATCGATCAGATATTTGTACAATAAAACTAACAGGGAAACTGGAAGATGGAAAGGTTGTTGAAgatcatgaaaaattaactGTCCAGTTAGGAGATGTCGAAGTGATTCAG GGACTAGATCTGGTGATAGCATTGATGGATGTCGGGGAAGTAGCAGAAGTTGAAGTAGAATCACGTTTTGCATATGGTGACTTGGGAAGAGAACCAGACATACCTGGAGGAGCTAAGTTATTTTATACGCTAGAATTACTGTCTGTTGAAATGGAACCTGAAATTGAAACTCTAGGGGTTGcccaaagaaaagaaattgg GTATAATAAACGAGAGCGAGGTAATTGGTGGTACACTCGAGATGAAGCTTCCCTCGCCGTACAATGTTACAGAAGAGCTTTGGATTATTTGGACGAAACAAAAGGTGGTATAGTTTACCCTCAGGGTGAACCAGATGAGTCTATTAGTGACGCTGCCCTCCAGGCACTCTTGGAAGATCGTATGAAGGTTTACAATAACTTAGCAGCCGCCCAAATGAAGACCGAAGCTTATGATGCCGCCTCAAAAAGCATTGATAATGTTTTGAGATGTCAGCCTAAGAATGTTAAGGCATTGTTCAGAAAAGCGAAGATCTTGCAACATAGGGGGGAACGTGCTGCGGCGTTTGCAGTTCTACTACAAGCATCTAAACTGGATCCTGATTCCAAAGCAATTCAACAAGAACTGGCTGacctaaaagaaaaaagagctaAAGATGCAAAGCACGAAAAAAAtctgtacaaaaaaatgttagGAACACACAAGGCAAATGGAACGTCCAACAAAAACGATGATAGCATTAACCAAAAATCCGCAAAATCTAAAATCGCATGGAGTTTGATTGGCGGAGCAGTCGCTGCCATGGCGGGAGTCATCGTTTACAGGTATGATATATTCTAG
- the LOC105693901 gene encoding uncharacterized protein LOC105693901 — MSDEEVDQELLELQQLKTELLRTSINLRNEFQKWEQTRGIVKKTEKDFLPEKNELKDLSAQTGAIPKRVSKRCIALSGFISGVKFDDVDKKWISAQKYQYTATVKSKVLEFNFEVTVDCEDCEDDRKLPKILSINCHFINLRKCYFLEIKSWIHRFTDANDTSNLFSAVSDYTEHNVIRAKILRKFRTHSVMSIKECIDEDGGIIVFLQMNNDPNLLYFEIRWVLRFVESMWGIDNFFVIRPICAGDDFLKEHNQLLQSFCQQSITPPDLEALWTRLCTAVEQDIALLSTTDS, encoded by the exons ATGTCTGATGAAGAG GTTGACCAAGAATTATTAGAACTACAGCAACTGAAGACCGAGCTTCTTCGTACATCTATCAACCTtagaaatgaatttcaaaagtgGGAACAGACCAGGGGAATTgttaaaaaaacagaaaa AGATTTCCTTCCAGAGAAGAATGAGCTCAAAGATTTATCAGCTCAGACTGGTGCTATTCCAAAACGTGTGTCTAAGCGATGTATTGCACTGTCAGGCTTTATATCAGGTGTAAAGTTTGACGACGTCGATAAAAAGTGGATATCCGCACAAAAGTATCAATACACTGCTACCGTCAAGTCTAAGGTGTTGGAATTTAATTTCGAAGTCACAGTCGATTGTGAGGACTGTGAG GACGATCGGAAGCTCCCTAAGATTTTAAGCATCAATTGCCACTTTATCAATCTTAGAAAATGTTATTTTCTTGAAATCAAATCTTGGATTCACCGCTTTACAGATGCTAATGATACTTCCAATTTATTCAGTG CTGTATCAGATTATACCGAGCATAATGTAATTCGTGCGAAAATTctcagaaaatttcgaactcaCAGTGTTATGTCTATAAAGGAATGCATTGATGAAGATGGCGGAATCATAGTTTTTCTTCAGATGAACAACGATCCCAATTTATTGTACTTTGAAATAAGATGGGTACTGCGGTTCGTCGAAAGCATGTGGGGAatagacaatttttttgtcatcagACCAATATGTGCAG GGGATGACTTTTTAAAAGAACATAACCAGCTTTTACAAAGCTTCTGTCAACAAAGCATAACACCACCTGACCTTGAAGCTCTCTGGACTCGTCTATGCACTGCGGTGGAACAGGATATAGCATTGCTGTCGACAACTGATTcataa
- the LOC105693898 gene encoding zinc finger protein 93-like, with product MSGDKIPQTRSHQELTILSTYSNQDDSMLESIDGISLENVHAVSLDYLHECMSDLESKDSGIRLSPESPDMFGTDPRLDKFTDRDLASLDIDLIKEDVLSLRNGCSFEREDVMPSKTNCKNNIAQTQTLPEISESIVGISIKNYHNIENLHDERDEVFEKLQQIHNKGIYPELKLDKCKESRSSEFIDEGRNVINPTECSIRVSSSDYSTDRDSEFEKNSDNEELNLDNLDESNKLCVDQSKVETLPEACEQCPMTFKYKRHLDLHLEGHQKNNCPHCNAKFARKKHLDVHLYRLHGERITNYPHTCEVCLRGFPKRQLLNRHRANHHYQKGKMCTDCGEVLETSLDAREHHEKHSRERRFHCDKCPQVFSMEQKYLLHMKNHDTYKCPRCEATFASKKRTNEHYRINHSAKQPKQPETSIKGMFYCSDCRHNFMTKDSYLRHMKTALHLSKMHAEVPLKELFTCSICSKQLTSRKALDQHVRRVHRDVKKFSCDTEGCEFHSTNKSDLERHRQLHIGERNIVCEHCGKTFTTVSILKDHVLYVHNMERQFVCEECGKAFKRNSLLNRHKMSHQQIRPFSCEQCGAAFKRSHHLTRHMESCHRITLEKKKKVVKLMKTEDGRLVPIPEEPKKPKVKKVRVKKEAHSIGHKDSGSSVMSGNVISKDNVALPLGLSPVTPMSTITNSESTETSLGLSNPMPEVDSVPQVLSLVDVNSGQVVTVEVTNPDTLPLTDLVDQFEANCNEILGLTGYPELEFQNSILSTEQSYYNQVNYVELPLEGVEESSLLLDPNSSKMDSLPAIENYLTQPFSPFLNL from the exons ATGTCAGGGGATAAAATACCTCAAACCAGAAGTCATCAAGAGCTTACTATTTTGTCTACGTATTCTAACCAG GATGACTCGATGTTGGAATCAATAGATGGGATCTCTTTGGAAAATGTACATGCCGTATCACTTGATTATCTGCACGAATGTATGAGTGATTTGGAAAGCAAGGATTCGGGCATACGCTTATCACCTGAATCGCCTGACATGTTTGGAACAGATCCGCGCTTGGATAAATTCACAGATCGGGATTTGGCGAGTCTTGATATTGATCTGATAAAAGAAGACGTTCTATCTCTAAGAAACGGATGCAGCTTTGAAAGAGAAGATGTTATGCCATccaaaactaattgtaagaacaACATTGCCCAGACCCAAACTTTACCTGAAATTTCAGAATCTATAGTGggaatttcaattaaaaattatcataacaTAGAAAACTTACATGATGAGAGGGATGAAGTGTTTGAGAAGCTTCAGCAGATTCACAATAAAGGTATCTACCCGGAATTAAAGTTGGATAAATGCAAGGAAAGTAGATCTTCAGAATTTATTGATGAAGGACGTAATGTAATCAATCCTACAGAATGCTCGATCAGAGTATCCAGCAGTGATTATAGTACAGATAGAGattcagaatttgaaaaaaactctgACAATGAAGAGCTGAACCTTGATAATCTGGACGAGAGTAACAAGTTGTGTGTTGACCAAAGTAAGGTGGAAACATTACCTGAAGCTTGCGAACAGTGCCCTATGACATTCAAGTACAAAAGACACTTAGACCTTCATTTAGAGGGgcatcaaaaaaataattgcccTCATTGCAATGCTAAGTTTGCTAGAAAGAAACATCTGGATGTCCACTTATACCGGTTGCATGGAGAACGTATAACCAACTATCCTCATACCTGTGAAGTATGCTTGAGGGGTTTTCCAAAGCGGCAGCTGCTTAATCGACACAGAGCTAATCACCATTACCAGAAAGGAAAAATGTGCACAGACTGTGGAGAAGTATTGGAAACAAGTTTAGATGCCAGAGAACATCATGAAAAACATAGTCGTGAGAGAAGGTTTCATTGTGATAAATGCCCACAGGTCTTCAGCATGGAACAAAAGTATTTGTTACACATGAAAAATCATGATACCTACAAATGCCCTCGATGCGAGGCAACATTTGCCtctaaaaaaagaaccaatGAACATTATAGAATAAACCATTCAGCCAAACAGCCTAAACAGCCTGAAACCTCTATTAAGG GGATGTTTTACTGTTCAGATTGCCGACACAATTTTATGACCAAAGATAGTTACCTGCGGCATATGAAGACTGCATTGCATCTGAGTAAAATGCATGCAGAAGTACCTTTAAAAGAATTATTCACCTGTTCAATTTGTTCCAAACAATTGACGTCACGCAAAGCCTTGGACCAGCATGTGAGGAGAGTGCATAGAGATGTGAAAAAGTTTTCCTGCGATACCGAAGGTTGTGAGTTCCATTCTACGAATAAAAGTGACTTGGAAAGACACAGACAGCTACACATAGGAGAGAGGAATATTGTCTGTGAACATTGTGGAAAAACTTTTACTACCGTCAGTATACTTAAAGACCACGTGCTTTACGTACATAACATGGAGAGGCAATTCGTCTGTGAAGAATGTGGCAAGGCATTCAAAAGGAACAGCTTACTCAACAGGCACAAAATGTCTCATCAACAAATTAGACCCTTTTCTTGCGAGCAGTGTGGAGCAGCGTTCAAACGATCTCATCATTTGACTAGACATATGGAATCTTGTCACAGAATCacattagagaaaaaaaagaag GTAGttaaattgatgaaaactgAAGATGGTCGTTTGGTGCCAATTCCCGAGGAACCGAAGAAGCccaaagtgaaaaaagttagagtgaaaaaagaagcgcACTCTATTGGCCATAAAGATTCTGGTTCTAGTGTAATGAGTGGCAACGTTATTAGTAAAGATAATGTTGCATTGCCTTTGGGACTATCACCTGTTACACCGATGTCCACAATTACAAATTCTGAATCAACTGAGACATCTTTGGGATTATCAAATCCAATGCCTGAAGTTGATTCTGTGCCTCAAGTATTATCGCTTGTTGATGTTAATTCTGGTCAAGTAGTTACTGTTGAGGTGACCAATCCTGATACTCTACCGTTAACAGATTTGGTAGATCAGTTTGAAGCTAATTGCAATGAGATACTCGGTCTGACAGGTTATCCAGAGCTGGAATTCCAAAATAGTATATTGAGTACAGAACAGAGTTACTACAATCAGGTCAATTACGTGGAGTTACCTTTGGAGGGTGTTGAAGAATCATCTCTATTGTTAGATCCAAATTCTAGTAAAATGGACAGCTTACCAGCTATAGAGAATTATTTAACGCAAccattttctccatttttgaaTCTCTGA
- the LOC105693934 gene encoding juvenile hormone esterase-like, translating into MIGGMWREFLLLSLFVFVGGLQINSNQFVPELSYYNENFVLDENVQEFPVIRLSLGYIRGRWLTSSRGRRYAAYKGVPYAQPPVGHLRFEPPQNKKPWNGVRNALNHGAQCPQLLFVLNTYVGDEDCLYMNLYIPQPDRGLEPRNSGDKLLPVIVFIHGGAWTLGAGDMDDYLYGPDRFMDEDVILITINYRLGALGFLYLENTVSGNMGLKDQAMALKLIKANARSFGGDPNRITLMGESAGGASAEYHTMNPESRQLISGVIAQSGTALSAWAWTRPDVLATRTRRLARILRCPLYKVSPGHIIDCLKKASPRDIIKYQFLTDWSPLQIPIGVSFSPTAEPRGSENAFLVECPREALSRLKYTRQAIPYLTGYNTMEGQLFTKIAVGLLDSVLQATTRAKLGLPREGKSVMELRLKPYVRQPTPAIVDSILGDYQFKAPILDASRFHSRAGSNVFLYHFSFTGRNNFVKLFYDSHAPTHMDELTYLFEGRGFFGGLPRLEEASPEAAVSERLLQMWTNFAKTGNPTPVNNTNSDIYWPPDPSKILNIGEELTISNSPLETGWSGFLDKQCFL; encoded by the exons ATGATTGGTGGTATGTGGAGAGAATTTTTGTTGCTCTCCCTCTTCGTGTTTGTTGGAGGTCTTCAAATAAATTCGAATCAATTTGTACCTGAACTTTCTTATTACAACGAAAATTTTGTACTGGATGAAAATGTGCAAGAATTTCCGGTCATAAGATTGTCTTTAGGATATATCAGAGGTCGGTGGCTGACCTCTTCCAGAGGCAGAAGATACGCGGCTTATAAAGGAGTACCTTATGCTCAACCACCGGTTGGGCATCTTCGTTTTGAG cCACCGCAGAATAAAAAACCATGGAATGGTGTAAGAAATGCTTTGAATCACGGAGCTCAATGTCCTCAGCTACTATTTGTACTAAACACATACGTTGGTGACGAAGACTGTCTTTATATGAATCTTTATATCCCACag ccAGACAGAGGACTTGAACCGAGAAATTCCGGTGACAAATTACTCCCAGTGATCGTCTTCATTCACGGGGGTGCTTGGACTCTCGGCGCAGGTGATATGGACGATTATTTGTACGGGCCAGACAGATTCATGGATGAGGATGTGATTTTGATAACAATCAACTACCGTCTCGGTGCGCTAGGATTCCTCTACTTGGAAAATACAGTTTCCGGTAACATGGGATTGAAAGATCAAGCAATGGCATTGAAACTGATAAAAGCCAACGCAAGATCGTTTGGTGGGGATCCAAATCGAATTACACTCATGGGAGAAAGCGCAGGTGGGGCCTCAGCCGAGTATCACACAATGAATCCAGAATCCAGACAATTAATATCTGGGGTCATTGCTCAGAGTGGAACGGCATTGTCGGCATGGGCGTGGACCAGACCCGACGTCCTAGCTACAAGGACACGAAGACTCGCAAGAATCTTAAGGTGTCCCTTATACAAAGTCAGTCCCGGTCATATCATCGATTGTCTAAAAAAGGCGAGTCCTAGAGACATTATTAAGTACCAGTTTCTGACGGATTGG TCGCCTCTGCAAATTCCAATCGGTGTGTCCTTCTCGCCGACTGCTGAACCCAGAGGATCTGAAAATGCGTTTCTTGTAGAATGCCCGAGGGAAGCGCTTTCCCGGCTCAAATACACGCGTCAAGCTATCCCCTATTTAACAGGATACAATACAATGGAAGGTCAACTTTTCACAAAAATAGCGG TCGGCTTGTTGGATTCTGTGTTGCAGGCAACCACGAGAGCTAAATTGGGTCTTCCTAGAGAGGGTAAAAGTGTCATGGAATTGAGATTGAAGCCTTACGTTCGACAGCCGACCCCAGCCATCGTCGACAGCATCCTTGGCGATTATCAATTTAAAGCACCAATATTAGATGCGTCACGTTTTCACTCTCGAGCAGGATCGAACGTCTTTCTttaccatttttcattcaccggAAGGAACAACTTTGTTAAATTATTCTACGACAGCCACG CGCCAACGCACATGGATGAGCTGACGTATCTATTTGAAGGACGAGGATTCTTCGGAGGACTTCCAAGACTAGAAGAGGCGTCACCGGAAGCTGCGGTTTCCGAGCGATTATTACAGATGTGGACTAATTTTGCTAAAACTGG AAATCCAACACCAGTGAATAATACAAACTCCGATATCTATTGGCCACCAGATCCTTCGAAAATCCTTAATATCGGCGAAGAATTGACGATAAGTAATTCACCACTTGAAACTGGTTGGAGCGGTTTTCTCGACAAGCAATGCTTTCTGTAG
- the LOC105693902 gene encoding uncharacterized protein LOC105693902 has protein sequence MQSSIVEPDGGQIALINPKTPWAYVPCHCNVQKEKSESWSLCSAFCRCFSHGDDRDTQTDLYAHFTNGETAVALSQALLCIDNPQIPRGQVSYPISEEFILANCRCQNVLDQPHVIKSTQMLFLGYDLSALQAIDNHKNLSLNPTQNRSGEDSEDQK, from the exons ATGCAAAGTTCCATAGTTGAACCTGATGGTGGTCAGATCGCATTAATAAATCCAAAAACTCCTTGGGCTTATGTTCCTTGTCACTGTAACgttcaaaaagaaaagagtgaATCTTGGTCTCTATGTTCTGCCTTTTGTCGATGTTTTAGTCACGGCGATGATCGTGATACTCAGACTGACTTATATGCACATTTTACGAATGGAGAAACGGCTGTTGCATTGTCACAGGCACTTTTGTGCATCGATAATCCTCAG ATACCAAGGGGACAAGTGAGTTATCCGATTTCTGAAGAATTTATTCTTGCGAACTGTCGTTGTCAGAATGTCTTGGACCAACCACACGTTATCAAGAGCACTCAAATGTTGTTCCTGGGTTATGACCTATCAGCTTTACAAGCTATTgataatcataaaaatttatctttgAATCCAACACAGAACAGGAGTGGAGAGGACTCTGAGgaccaaaaatga
- the LOC105693899 gene encoding peptidyl-prolyl cis-trans isomerase FKBP8 isoform X2: MDNEPIKPGDSGSQADFIQNELNFDVDPKDTLTKATLEDHTEGEWMDVLGVGQLKKKVVKAGQPGTRPNRSDICTIKLTGKLEDGKVVEDHEKLTVQLGDVEVIQGLDLVIALMDVGEVAEVEVESRFAYGDLGREPDIPGGAKLFYTLELLSVEMEPEIETLGVAQRKEIGYNKRERGNWWYTRDEASLAVQCYRRALDYLDETKGGIVYPQGEPDESISDAALQALLEDRMKVYNNLAAAQMKTEAYDAASKSIDNVLRCQPKNVKALFRKAKILQHRGERAAAFAVLLQASKLDPDSKAIQQELADLKEKRAKDAKHEKNLYKKMLGTHKANGTSNKNDDSINQKSAKSKIAWSLIGGAVAAMAGVIVYRRLS; this comes from the exons atggaCAATGAACCTATCAAACCTGGCGACAGTGGGTCTCAAGCTGATTTCATTCAGAATGAATTAAACTTTGACGTTGATCCAAAAGATACCCTGACAAAAGCTACCTTAGAAGATCATACCGAAGGAGAATGGATGGATGTACTTGGGGTTGgtcaactgaaaaaaaaagtagtaaaaGCTGGGCAGCCAGGAACAAGGCCTAATCGATCAGATATTTGTACAATAAAACTAACAGGGAAACTGGAAGATGGAAAGGTTGTTGAAgatcatgaaaaattaactGTCCAGTTAGGAGATGTCGAAGTGATTCAG GGACTAGATCTGGTGATAGCATTGATGGATGTCGGGGAAGTAGCAGAAGTTGAAGTAGAATCACGTTTTGCATATGGTGACTTGGGAAGAGAACCAGACATACCTGGAGGAGCTAAGTTATTTTATACGCTAGAATTACTGTCTGTTGAAATGGAACCTGAAATTGAAACTCTAGGGGTTGcccaaagaaaagaaattgg GTATAATAAACGAGAGCGAGGTAATTGGTGGTACACTCGAGATGAAGCTTCCCTCGCCGTACAATGTTACAGAAGAGCTTTGGATTATTTGGACGAAACAAAAGGTGGTATAGTTTACCCTCAGGGTGAACCAGATGAGTCTATTAGTGACGCTGCCCTCCAGGCACTCTTGGAAGATCGTATGAAGGTTTACAATAACTTAGCAGCCGCCCAAATGAAGACCGAAGCTTATGATGCCGCCTCAAAAAGCATTGATAATGTTTTGAGATGTCAGCCTAAGAATGTTAAGGCATTGTTCAGAAAAGCGAAGATCTTGCAACATAGGGGGGAACGTGCTGCGGCGTTTGCAGTTCTACTACAAGCATCTAAACTGGATCCTGATTCCAAAGCAATTCAACAAGAACTGGCTGacctaaaagaaaaaagagctaAAGATGCAAAGCACGAAAAAAAtctgtacaaaaaaatgttagGAACACACAAGGCAAATGGAACGTCCAACAAAAACGATGATAGCATTAACCAAAAATCCGCAAAATCTAAAATCGCATGGAGTTTGATTGGCGGAGCAGTCGCTGCCATGGCGGGAGTCATCGTTTACAG aAGACTTAGCTGA